A stretch of Antennarius striatus isolate MH-2024 chromosome 6, ASM4005453v1, whole genome shotgun sequence DNA encodes these proteins:
- the ankk1 gene encoding ankyrin repeat and protein kinase domain-containing protein 1, with protein MLDSVSSDSLWMLVLMDNCERTPWSFSNFNKDSFEADWIKLAEGRFAQVYKVKLKLGRLTYALKSFDTNLGADNFYRRLICEKSEIIKMNCKYIVSIYGLCSEANAVVMEYMSNGSLNNLLASHILMWPKKFQMIHEVSMGINFLHSLTPPLLHLNLKTSNILLDDHLHVKISDFDLIHWEEGMSTKWFMENLTVRGNTSYIPPETFSECSDPPQTTFDVYSFGIVIWEILTQQKPYAGCSIPTVILQVSQGKRPSVEIIPEQKPHGCDQMITIMTQCWNQDRRKRPQFSDIVKETDTLSESLKICGSLQFQKNDEGGQKPHHPWLVFPTHQITLPEMPDLPSDDQCGKDSILSLLYRKDFSSFRQSVRREHVYKKFPDKKNLLHYTVASGDVESVEHVLNLGAGVNCVTAKGYTALMIASLYRYHDILSLLLEHGASTTLREEELWTALHFAAQNGDDRTVRLLLDKGAAADVQEKAGWTPLHLACQNGHETVVRLLLSRLSEEAVEEREAQGRTPLHLASTYGHVNIAKLLLSQGADPNATDCSLSTALHISAEEGHNRAVRQLLKSGVTVDSADSRGYTPLHLAALHGHTGICRQLLLNGASPNTRTLQEWTPMHLAALKGHDATVVQLESQGGCVNARGSIGWTPLHLACQQNEPNVVEKLLEANADPNVYEDSDGWTPLHIACTSVSVSSVGHLVSHHANVNALNAGKATPLHLAAQHGVLPIAKALVLNGADKTLLDSSGSTPLDVAQRCNKLEILKLLKELR; from the exons ATGTTAGACAGTGTGTCATCGGACTCTCTGTGGATGCTTGTACTCATGGATAACTGTGAGAGAACCCCTTGGAGTTTCAGCAACTTCAACAAGGACAGCTTTGAGGCTGACTGGATTAAGCTGGCAGAAGGTCGATTTGCTCAGGTGTACAAAGTCAAGCTCAAGCTTGGGAGATTAACATATGCCTTAAAAAGCTTTGACACAAACCTGGGTGCTGACAACTTTTACAG GAGACTCATCTGCGAGAAGTCAGAAATAATCAAAATGAATTGCAAGTACATTGTGTCCATCTATGGACTGTGCAGTGAAGCAAATGCTGTGGTGATGGAGTACATGAGTAATGGATCGCTGAACAATCTCCTGGCCAGTCATATCCTGATGTGGCCAAAGAAGTTCCAAATGATTCATGAGGTCTCCATGGGTATAAATTTCCTCCACAGCTTGACACCTCCACTACTCCACCTTAACCTGAAGACATCCAACATTCTGCTGGATGACCACCTCCATGTCAAG ATTTCAGATTTTGATTTAATCCACTGGGAAGAAGGAATGAGCACAAAATGGTTCATGGAGAATCTGACTGTGAGAGGGAACACAAGTTACATTCCTCCAGAGACCTTCAGCGAATGCTCTGATCCTCCACAAACTACATTTGATGTCTACAG ttTTGGAATTGTGATTTGGGAGATTCTGACTCAACAAAAACCATATGCAG GATGCAGCATACCCACGGTGATCTTACAAGTGTCCCAGGGTAAGAGACCTAGTGTGGAGATCATACCTGAGCAGAAACCCCACGGATGCGACCAGATGATTACAATCATGACACAGTGCTGGAACCAAGATCGCAGGAAGAGGCCACAGTTCTCAG acattgtAAAGGAGACGGACACATTGAGTGAAAGCCTGAAGATCTGTGGATCACTGCAATTTCAGAAAAATGATGAAGGAGGGCAGAAACCACATCATCCTTGGCTGGTTTTCCCTACACACCAG ATTACTTTGCCTGAGATGCCTGACCTTCCTTCAG atGACCAATGTGGAAAGGACAGCATTCTGTCTCTTCTTTACAGAAAGGACTTTAGTAGTTTCAGACAATCTGTAAGGAGAGAACATGTATACAAAAAATTCCCAGATAAAAAGAACCTCCTCCATTACACGGTTGCCAGCGGCGATGTGGAGAGTGTTGAGCATGTCTTGAATCTTGGTGCTGGAGTCAACTGTGTTACTGCCAAAGGCTACACTGCCCTTATGATTGCTTCTCTTTACAG ATATCATGACATCCTCTCCCTGTTGCTGGAACATGGAGCAAGTACCACATTAAGAGAAGAGGAACTATGGACAGCGCTCCATTTTGCCGCTCAGAATGGTGATGACAGGACCGTCCGTCTCCTGCTGGACAAAGGTGCTGCGGCTGACGTTCAAGAAAAAGCTGGTTGGACCCCTCTTCACCTGGCCTGCCAGAATGGCCATGAAACAGTGGTGCGCCTGCTACTTTCACGGTTGTCAGAGGAAGCTGTTGAAGAACGAGAGGCTCAAGGAAGGACGCCACTTCACCTAGCTTCCACCTATGGCCATGTAAATATTGCAAAACTCCTTCTATCTCAGGGAGCAGATCCAAATGCTACTGACTGCTCTCTATCGACTGCCCTTCACATTTCCGCTGAGGAAGGTCATAATAGAGCTGTTAGACAGTTGCTGAAGAGTGGGGTGACTGTTGACAGTGCAGATAGCAGAGGATACACTCCACTTCACCTGGCTGCTTTACATGGTCATACAGGTATATGCCGGCAGCTATTGTTAAATGGAGCCAGCCCAAACACCAGGACCCTCCAAGAATGGACTCCCATGCACCTTGCTGCTCTGAAGGGTCATGATGCAACAGTGGTCCAGTTAGAGAGTCAGGGTGGTTGTGTGAATGCTAGGGGTAGCATTGGATGGACACCACTCCACCTTGCATGCCAGCAGAATGAACCAAATGTGGTAGAAAAGCTCCTGGAAGCCAATGCGGATCCAAACGTGTATGAAGACAGTGATGGATGGACACCATTACATATCGCCTGTACCAGTGTCAGTGTCTCTAGTGTTGGCCACCTAGTATCACATCACGCGAATGTCAATGCACTGAATGCCGGAAAGGCAACACCTTTACACCTGGCTGCCCAGCATGGTGTTTTGCCCATTGCGAAGGCTTTAGTTCTTAATGGGGCCGATAAGACTCTCCTGGACTCTTCTGGATCCACACCTCTGGATGTTGCCCAGAGGTGTAATAAACTGGAAATACTGAAACTGCTAAAGGAGTTAAGATGA